Proteins encoded together in one Halothermothrix orenii H 168 window:
- the holB gene encoding DNA polymerase III subunit delta' produces the protein MGFNEIIGQNGAIKILKEELRDNRINHAYLFNGRDGVGKKLLAFQFARAINCHNKVDDSCGQCMACKKIDHFNHPDLKLIEPVNNSIKIDQIRNFQKEIVYKPYESKKKIYIIDGADTMTLEAANSLLKTLEEPPHYAVIILLVEDLNKLPSTIISRCQQIQLSNIAREIIKEYLINKGIGDKKAHLIATLARGSIGDALKLVEKEDILLIREELFDFLCNLTHLRAVDIFNKSQQMVDWFQQDLPLFDLISGWFKDIIFYNQGIKDNIVNYDFIDKIEVQARNYRTEELISIIELIGETRKYIKANVRKDLALQVMLLKIRAKRV, from the coding sequence ATGGGGTTTAATGAAATTATCGGGCAAAATGGGGCTATAAAGATTTTAAAGGAAGAATTAAGGGATAATAGAATAAATCATGCCTACCTTTTCAACGGTAGGGATGGGGTTGGGAAAAAACTCCTGGCTTTTCAGTTTGCCAGGGCAATTAATTGCCATAATAAAGTAGATGACAGCTGTGGTCAGTGTATGGCCTGTAAAAAAATTGATCATTTTAATCATCCTGATTTAAAATTAATTGAGCCGGTAAATAATAGTATTAAAATAGACCAGATAAGAAATTTCCAGAAAGAGATAGTTTATAAACCTTATGAAAGCAAGAAAAAGATATATATAATAGACGGGGCCGATACCATGACTTTAGAAGCAGCCAATAGTCTATTAAAAACACTGGAAGAGCCACCCCATTATGCAGTTATTATTTTACTGGTAGAAGATTTAAATAAACTGCCATCAACCATAATATCTAGGTGCCAGCAAATTCAGCTAAGCAATATTGCCCGGGAAATAATCAAGGAATATCTGATTAATAAAGGTATCGGGGATAAAAAGGCTCATTTGATTGCTACACTGGCCAGGGGGAGCATTGGTGATGCCCTTAAATTAGTGGAAAAGGAAGATATTCTGTTAATCAGAGAAGAATTGTTTGATTTTTTGTGTAATTTAACCCATCTCAGGGCAGTTGATATTTTCAATAAAAGCCAGCAAATGGTTGACTGGTTTCAGCAAGATTTACCTCTGTTTGATTTGATATCTGGCTGGTTTAAAGATATAATATTTTATAATCAGGGAATTAAAGATAATATAGTAAATTATGATTTTATTGATAAAATAGAGGTTCAGGCCCGAAATTATAGAACTGAAGAGTTGATCTCTATTATTGAATTGATCGGAGAAACCAGGAAATATATAAAAGCAAATGTCAGGAAAGACCTGGCTTTACAGGTTATGTTATTGAAAATTAGAGCTAAGAGGGTGTAA
- the tmk gene encoding dTMP kinase, which yields MRGLFITLEGIEGSGKSTQIEMLYKRLKKDGFDVIITREPGGTPIGKEIRKLLLDPDNIMGAKAEFLLYAADRAQHVVELIKPALESGKVVLADRFIDSSIAYQGYGRGLDIDVVKTVNEWVIDGCWPDLTFVLDLDVEKGLERARGYSPDNQGDRLERELVTFHRRVRQAYHQLAEDRRFIMLDADRSREEIHREIYHKVKGCLIK from the coding sequence GTGAGAGGGTTATTTATTACCCTGGAAGGTATAGAGGGTTCCGGGAAATCTACTCAGATAGAAATGCTTTATAAGAGGTTAAAAAAGGACGGTTTTGATGTTATTATAACCAGGGAGCCAGGTGGCACCCCAATTGGGAAAGAAATAAGGAAGCTTTTATTAGATCCTGATAACATTATGGGGGCTAAAGCTGAATTTTTATTATATGCTGCTGACAGGGCTCAGCATGTAGTAGAGCTGATAAAGCCAGCCCTGGAGAGTGGAAAGGTTGTCCTTGCTGATAGGTTTATCGATTCAAGTATTGCCTATCAGGGTTATGGAAGAGGGCTCGATATAGATGTAGTTAAAACTGTAAATGAATGGGTAATTGATGGGTGCTGGCCTGACCTTACTTTTGTTCTGGATCTGGATGTAGAGAAGGGATTAGAGAGAGCCAGGGGTTATTCTCCAGACAACCAGGGAGACAGGCTGGAAAGGGAATTAGTAACGTTTCATAGAAGGGTAAGACAGGCCTATCATCAGCTTGCAGAGGATAGGAGATTTATTATGCTGGATGCAGATCGTTCCCGTGAAGAAATACACCGGGAAATATATCATAAGGTAAAGGGGTGTTTAATTAAATGA
- a CDS encoding ECF transporter S component has translation MNIKKVIHGAIFVAIGILLPMIFHYWPGLGKVFLPMHIPVFVSGVFLGPLYGAIVGVLTPLLSSLITGMPPVFPMLPVMVVELGLYGLIMGYFYRRKNSNIYFSLILSMVTGRFGASIVMAVFLKLVDNPLIYIWSILVKGLPGIIAQLVLIPLLVKYLDKKGVTPLDG, from the coding sequence TTGAATATAAAAAAAGTTATACATGGAGCTATTTTTGTGGCAATTGGTATTTTATTACCGATGATTTTTCATTACTGGCCAGGGTTGGGAAAGGTGTTTTTACCCATGCATATACCGGTGTTTGTAAGTGGAGTTTTTCTGGGACCCCTGTACGGGGCCATAGTCGGGGTTTTAACACCTTTATTAAGTAGTCTTATAACCGGTATGCCACCGGTTTTCCCGATGCTTCCGGTAATGGTGGTTGAGTTGGGCCTTTATGGCCTGATTATGGGTTATTTTTACAGAAGAAAAAATTCAAACATTTATTTCAGTCTGATTCTGAGTATGGTAACTGGAAGGTTCGGGGCTTCAATTGTAATGGCGGTGTTTTTAAAGCTGGTAGATAACCCCTTAATATATATCTGGAGTATACTTGTAAAAGGCTTACCGGGTATAATAGCTCAGCTTGTATTAATTCCACTACTGGTTAAGTATCTTGATAAAAAAGGGGTTACCCCTCTCGATGGGTGA
- the trxB gene encoding thioredoxin-disulfide reductase: MAGNNKEKMIIIGGGPAGLTAAIYAARAGLNPMVIVGPEPGGQITTTSEIENYPGFPEGITGFDLMQKVIEQAQKFDVRLQYEVVENVDFNNSPYNIKTDGGEYQADSIIIATGASPRKLGLEKEEDFIGKGISYCATCDGAFFKDQEVAVVGGGDVALEEANYLTNFCSKVYLIHRRDQFRGTKILGDRVKNNSKVEILWDTEVRELLGGNKVEGLLVENNKTGEETRLENVKALFIAVGYKPNTDLFKGQLEVDDRGYIITNDRLMTSKEGIFAAGDVQDPHYRQVVTSAASGAIAAMEAGKYLETIED, from the coding sequence ATGGCAGGAAATAATAAAGAAAAAATGATTATAATAGGTGGAGGACCAGCTGGTTTGACAGCCGCCATCTATGCGGCCAGGGCAGGTTTAAATCCGATGGTGATTGTTGGTCCTGAGCCCGGAGGTCAGATAACAACTACTTCTGAAATTGAAAATTACCCGGGATTCCCTGAGGGAATTACTGGTTTTGATTTAATGCAAAAGGTTATTGAACAGGCTCAAAAGTTTGATGTTCGCTTACAGTATGAAGTGGTAGAAAACGTTGATTTTAATAACAGTCCTTATAATATAAAAACTGATGGGGGAGAATATCAGGCAGATTCTATAATAATAGCTACCGGTGCTTCCCCCCGGAAACTCGGTCTTGAGAAGGAAGAGGACTTTATCGGTAAAGGTATTTCATACTGTGCCACCTGTGATGGGGCCTTTTTTAAAGATCAGGAAGTGGCTGTTGTTGGTGGTGGAGATGTTGCCCTTGAAGAGGCTAATTACCTGACTAATTTCTGCTCTAAAGTTTATTTAATACACCGCAGGGATCAGTTCAGGGGTACTAAAATTCTTGGTGACAGGGTTAAAAATAATTCTAAAGTTGAAATATTATGGGATACAGAAGTAAGGGAATTACTTGGAGGCAATAAAGTTGAAGGCCTGCTGGTAGAAAATAATAAGACCGGAGAAGAAACCAGACTTGAAAATGTGAAAGCTTTATTTATTGCTGTAGGTTATAAACCAAATACAGATCTGTTTAAAGGGCAGCTGGAAGTAGATGACAGGGGTTACATTATAACCAATGACAGATTAATGACCAGTAAGGAAGGAATTTTTGCAGCAGGTGATGTTCAGGACCCCCATTACCGTCAGGTTGTTACTTCTGCAGCCAGTGGTGCCATAGCCGCTATGGAGGCAGGGAAATATTTAGAAACCATTGAAGATTAA
- a CDS encoding carboxypeptidase regulatory-like domain-containing protein codes for MGGKKPGWDKFFLILIFLLFITWACQFSRVFASDTDDYIDVDFSSSTVKFVNISPDGSGYIIPYATNLSIVSPLRKWELYIEATGDLVNNNDGTRIPISNLSWALHSDNGKTNWRPLKTKPTLVSKGLPRKSPGYVASFDYKLAINPGVKASSSPKAIYETAIRFNLTAGSLSSSLAYPNPFSPNGDGIKDTTEISFNITEEFVNIPVFGYIVDVDGNMVSIFDDLWFKYFDKTGIYKISWDGQGFDNEVLPDGQYYYIIEAFSLSDTWPLLDWFKVIGVGTLEISNNTAPGDSSIKGRVFSEEGGFLPGVSIDLYSESGIKVTETITDSKGKFRINDLAGGYYYLELSRENYLPYRTPVFYLEEKSNLKKDIILSHNSSLYIDVKADKTQARPGDVITYSVYVENKGTSRVNNTCLQERLPEGLAYLEGSFESTRDLSVSDYKDSLRWEFGSLAPGDFFEVKYSVVVTPAAPEGELRNRVTVSGTAEGDYGGYVAREGSAPVIISRGVFASCGDILGRITGYREDLDDSPLDKNIYVKLSNGSLASVHDGKYYLEGIPEGNYLIWIVQKRNGRFVNITKPETIRVAGGLAVRKDFYISKGDFVKADNKEQSYYGVAQLDLNFNNGLKMSGELDLEYKTGVKDWDLSIISSTRSRKNREQDGNGIDILQGSPLKITASREKDIVEMGEVDSGVLGMAWTRELDNKKLNVYAGAGEVGEALEEIPLDNFSGPYQLDHFPVVSGSEELYICEFDQDGNLINAFKPEYYLDYYEGKVYFNKHYTYIDYRNYRKVMRIKYRYKTGFLDCTRYYGFNITTEDDKARLTGEGSLNDSGHAVNIEGEYRNNIEKGVLTLTGEVDYRANKETDGNAMNLKGNGAYNFQVKGHDLNLKLWHKHSNIEDMVIEPPGVSGNETGIGLQDSWNILPQLKNKNDISLVRNSEGIIESLLNTEFVYTRDIYSASLAWEGRSHGEDNLILTGLIEIDRIKDWKQHVSLTLSQEKDWMPLLMYHGEADLKQGYQIENEVQLGAKNTVDVGLDYKGDHGINYESTIAYDWDRNQLGLTARMTSGQDKLKTDGQVNINYDMVAHVLDLYLEQKGLYLPEQNYYLKEKISADRTFGKQKQGDLILSMWAGKVFDKGNIFSKNNLEVNGGLIWRNNTEKGYNINTAATSLGLQYDIKPVIISFKTQHWLQDVVSFNELVADLGVIIPVKDWLELKVGYRNNSLLNDNALVPVLEKGFYINITGKDYNF; via the coding sequence GTGGGGGGTAAAAAACCTGGATGGGATAAATTTTTCCTCATACTTATTTTCCTGTTATTTATAACCTGGGCCTGCCAATTTTCCAGGGTATTTGCCAGTGATACCGATGATTATATAGATGTTGATTTTTCCAGTTCTACTGTTAAGTTTGTTAACATTAGTCCTGATGGCAGTGGATATATTATCCCATATGCTACCAATCTCAGTATAGTTTCCCCCCTTCGTAAATGGGAGTTATATATAGAAGCTACCGGTGATCTTGTCAATAATAATGACGGGACCAGGATACCGATCAGTAACCTTTCATGGGCTTTACATAGCGACAATGGTAAAACCAACTGGAGGCCCCTTAAAACAAAACCAACCCTTGTAAGTAAAGGACTTCCCCGTAAGTCACCGGGTTATGTTGCATCATTTGATTATAAACTGGCTATAAATCCGGGAGTTAAAGCTTCTTCTTCCCCGAAAGCAATTTATGAGACGGCAATAAGGTTTAATTTAACAGCAGGGTCTTTATCTTCAAGCCTTGCTTATCCCAATCCTTTTTCACCAAATGGTGATGGAATTAAGGATACAACTGAAATATCGTTTAATATTACAGAAGAGTTTGTGAATATCCCGGTTTTTGGTTATATAGTTGATGTTGATGGAAATATGGTAAGTATTTTTGATGACCTGTGGTTTAAGTACTTTGATAAAACGGGGATATATAAAATATCCTGGGACGGCCAGGGTTTTGATAATGAAGTCTTGCCTGATGGACAGTATTATTATATTATTGAGGCTTTTTCCTTGTCCGATACCTGGCCTTTGCTTGACTGGTTTAAAGTTATCGGGGTAGGAACGCTCGAGATTAGTAATAATACGGCCCCCGGTGATTCTTCCATTAAAGGTCGGGTTTTTAGTGAAGAAGGTGGTTTTTTACCCGGAGTTAGTATTGACCTTTACAGTGAAAGTGGTATCAAGGTAACAGAGACAATAACCGATTCTAAGGGCAAGTTTAGAATAAATGACCTGGCCGGTGGTTATTATTACCTGGAACTTTCCCGGGAAAATTATCTGCCGTACCGTACCCCTGTGTTTTACCTTGAGGAAAAATCTAATCTCAAAAAGGATATTATTCTGAGCCATAATTCATCCCTTTATATAGATGTTAAGGCTGATAAGACCCAGGCCAGACCAGGTGATGTTATTACATACAGTGTTTACGTTGAAAATAAAGGGACATCCAGAGTCAATAACACCTGTCTTCAGGAGAGGTTACCGGAAGGGTTGGCCTATCTGGAAGGAAGTTTTGAATCAACCCGGGATCTTTCCGTTAGTGATTACAAGGATAGTCTCAGGTGGGAATTTGGTAGCCTGGCTCCTGGTGACTTTTTTGAAGTAAAATATTCTGTGGTGGTGACTCCGGCTGCCCCGGAAGGTGAATTGAGAAACAGGGTTACTGTCAGTGGCACGGCTGAAGGTGATTATGGGGGTTATGTAGCTAGAGAGGGAAGTGCTCCTGTGATTATAAGCAGAGGAGTATTTGCCAGTTGTGGCGATATTCTTGGTAGAATTACTGGCTACCGGGAAGACCTGGATGATTCACCATTAGATAAAAATATTTACGTAAAATTAAGTAATGGTAGTCTGGCCTCTGTACATGATGGTAAATACTACCTTGAGGGTATCCCTGAGGGGAATTACCTGATCTGGATAGTGCAAAAACGAAACGGTAGATTTGTTAATATTACAAAGCCTGAAACTATCAGGGTAGCAGGTGGTCTGGCTGTAAGGAAAGATTTTTATATAAGCAAAGGTGATTTTGTAAAAGCTGATAACAAAGAGCAGTCCTATTATGGTGTAGCTCAACTTGACCTTAATTTTAACAATGGACTCAAAATGAGTGGTGAGCTTGATTTAGAATATAAAACAGGGGTGAAAGACTGGGATTTATCGATAATATCATCAACCAGGAGTCGTAAAAACAGGGAGCAGGATGGTAATGGTATAGATATATTACAGGGTTCCCCGTTAAAAATAACAGCCAGTAGGGAAAAAGATATTGTTGAAATGGGAGAAGTTGATTCAGGTGTCCTCGGCATGGCCTGGACAAGGGAGCTTGATAATAAAAAATTAAATGTTTATGCCGGGGCCGGTGAAGTAGGAGAAGCCCTGGAGGAAATTCCTCTTGATAATTTCAGTGGTCCCTATCAACTCGACCATTTCCCGGTGGTTTCCGGAAGTGAAGAATTATATATATGTGAGTTTGACCAGGATGGTAATCTGATCAATGCCTTTAAACCTGAATATTACCTTGATTATTATGAAGGCAAGGTATATTTTAATAAACATTATACTTATATTGACTACCGTAATTATAGAAAGGTAATGCGGATTAAATATCGTTATAAAACTGGTTTTCTGGATTGCACCAGGTATTATGGATTTAATATAACTACTGAAGATGATAAAGCCAGACTTACGGGAGAGGGTTCGTTAAATGATTCGGGCCATGCAGTTAATATAGAAGGTGAATATCGTAATAATATAGAAAAAGGTGTCCTGACCCTTACAGGTGAGGTAGATTACCGGGCCAATAAGGAAACAGATGGAAATGCCATGAATTTGAAAGGGAATGGCGCCTACAATTTCCAGGTTAAGGGGCATGATTTAAATCTAAAATTGTGGCATAAACATAGCAATATTGAAGATATGGTTATTGAACCCCCGGGGGTTTCAGGAAACGAGACCGGGATTGGTTTACAGGATTCATGGAATATTTTACCTCAACTAAAAAATAAAAACGATATCAGTCTGGTCAGGAATTCAGAAGGTATAATTGAGTCATTATTAAATACAGAGTTTGTTTACACCAGGGATATATATTCGGCTTCTCTAGCCTGGGAAGGAAGGTCCCATGGAGAGGACAATCTCATTCTGACCGGTTTGATTGAGATTGATAGGATTAAAGACTGGAAGCAGCATGTTTCCCTAACTCTTTCTCAGGAAAAAGACTGGATGCCTTTACTGATGTATCATGGTGAAGCAGATCTGAAACAGGGCTATCAGATTGAAAATGAGGTTCAGCTGGGGGCCAAGAATACTGTGGATGTTGGCCTGGACTATAAGGGTGATCACGGCATAAATTATGAGTCTACCATAGCCTATGACTGGGACCGGAATCAGCTGGGTTTAACTGCCAGGATGACTTCCGGACAGGATAAATTAAAGACTGACGGTCAGGTTAACATCAATTATGATATGGTAGCACATGTCCTGGATCTCTATCTGGAACAGAAAGGGCTATATCTACCTGAACAGAATTATTATTTAAAAGAAAAAATCAGTGCCGATAGAACTTTTGGGAAGCAAAAACAGGGTGACTTAATCCTTTCAATGTGGGCTGGTAAAGTATTTGATAAAGGAAATATATTCAGCAAGAATAATTTAGAGGTGAATGGTGGTCTTATCTGGAGAAATAATACCGAGAAGGGATATAATATAAATACCGCGGCAACTTCTCTGGGATTACAATATGACATTAAACCGGTAATTATTAGTTTTAAAACCCAGCACTGGTTACAGGATGTGGTTTCCTTTAATGAATTGGTTGCTGACCTGGGAGTAATAATACCTGTAAAAGACTGGTTAGAACTAAAGGTGGGGTATCGTAATAATTCCCTCCTTAATGACAATGCTCTGGTTCCTGTTCTGGAAAAAGGGTTTTACATTAATATTACCGGTAAAGATTATAACTTTTAG
- a CDS encoding sugar ABC transporter permease, with the protein MNKDSLPKRIVIHIILIIAVVIAVYPALRVFSISLRPINALHTTDLRIIPEGASFKSYYDVLFNTEFPKWFLNSSLVALITTLIGISVASTAGYAFSRFKFMGRKPLLMFFLVTQMFPVTMLILPLYLMLARMGLINSYLGLIIMYTTTALPLCVWQMKGFYDTIPYSLEEAGLIDGLSHWGCFIKIAFPLARPGLVISGLFSFMAAWTDFIVARVIMHKEELWTLPLGIQHMSGEFDTQWGMFAASSILVAIPVVIVFIFLARFLVSGLSLGGVKS; encoded by the coding sequence ATGAATAAGGATAGCTTGCCAAAAAGGATAGTAATTCATATCATATTAATAATAGCTGTAGTCATTGCTGTTTATCCTGCCCTGAGGGTTTTTTCTATTTCATTACGTCCCATAAATGCCCTTCATACTACAGATTTAAGAATCATACCTGAAGGGGCCAGTTTTAAGTCTTATTATGATGTCCTCTTTAATACTGAGTTCCCCAAATGGTTTTTAAACAGTTCTCTGGTAGCTTTAATAACTACTTTGATTGGTATCAGTGTGGCTTCAACTGCCGGTTATGCTTTTTCCAGGTTTAAGTTTATGGGACGGAAACCATTATTAATGTTCTTTCTGGTAACCCAGATGTTTCCTGTTACCATGTTGATTTTACCATTATATTTGATGCTGGCCAGAATGGGGCTTATTAACTCCTATCTCGGGTTAATAATTATGTATACTACAACAGCTTTGCCCCTCTGTGTCTGGCAGATGAAGGGTTTTTATGATACTATTCCCTACTCTCTGGAAGAAGCAGGTTTGATTGATGGCCTCAGTCACTGGGGATGTTTTATTAAGATAGCCTTTCCCCTGGCCAGACCAGGACTGGTTATTAGTGGATTGTTTTCTTTTATGGCCGCCTGGACCGATTTTATTGTAGCCAGGGTAATCATGCATAAGGAAGAATTATGGACACTGCCCCTGGGAATCCAGCATATGTCCGGTGAGTTTGATACCCAGTGGGGTATGTTTGCTGCTTCATCAATTCTGGTAGCCATTCCCGTTGTAATTGTATTTATATTCCTGGCACGTTTCCTTGTTAGTGGCCTGTCCCTGGGAGGAGTAAAAAGTTAA
- a CDS encoding carbohydrate ABC transporter permease, with product MRLSNKTNRTFEGGIANLSRKFHQQWFAYVLILPAILIMILVVFYPFVFNFRLSFMNVKMYNMRFFIKEGFSSDRLKLLGFGNYIKLLKEPFFWEVFLKTVMWTFVNVFCHVVGGIFLAILLNRQLRFKKLYRTLLIIPWAIPEFINALVWRGMFNYRYGAVNIVLDRLFDMSPLPWLSHHIWGWGAVMITNIWLGIPFMMIVALGGLQSIPKTYYEAARIDGASGWQQIRHITLPMLKPVMTPAIVLGTVWTFNKITVIYLIAGRNLTRKVEILVSYVYRSAFELYQYSYAAALSVIIFVILLVFSIVFIKYIRGTEGVQ from the coding sequence GTGAGACTTAGTAATAAAACCAATAGAACTTTTGAAGGTGGAATAGCAAACCTGTCACGAAAATTTCATCAGCAGTGGTTTGCCTATGTATTAATTCTTCCAGCTATTTTAATAATGATTCTTGTAGTTTTTTATCCATTTGTTTTTAACTTTCGACTTTCTTTTATGAATGTCAAGATGTATAATATGAGGTTCTTTATAAAGGAAGGATTTAGCAGCGATCGTTTAAAATTACTTGGTTTTGGTAATTATATAAAGCTATTAAAGGAACCCTTTTTCTGGGAAGTTTTTTTAAAAACGGTCATGTGGACCTTTGTTAATGTTTTCTGCCATGTTGTCGGAGGTATATTTTTAGCTATTTTATTAAACAGGCAATTAAGGTTTAAAAAACTTTATCGAACCCTGTTGATTATTCCCTGGGCTATTCCTGAATTTATTAATGCCCTGGTCTGGCGGGGTATGTTTAATTATAGATATGGAGCGGTTAATATAGTCCTTGACAGGTTATTTGATATGTCTCCCCTCCCGTGGTTGTCACACCATATCTGGGGCTGGGGTGCTGTTATGATTACCAATATCTGGCTAGGGATTCCCTTTATGATGATTGTTGCCCTGGGAGGTCTGCAGAGCATTCCCAAAACATACTATGAAGCGGCCCGGATAGATGGGGCCAGTGGCTGGCAACAGATAAGGCATATTACTCTTCCCATGCTGAAACCGGTTATGACCCCGGCTATTGTCCTGGGTACAGTCTGGACATTTAATAAAATAACAGTAATTTATCTTATTGCCGGAAGAAACCTGACAAGGAAGGTTGAAATACTTGTCAGCTATGTTTACAGGAGTGCTTTTGAACTTTATCAATATAGTTACGCAGCTGCCCTGTCAGTTATAATTTTTGTTATTTTGCTGGTGTTCTCTATAGTCTTTATTAAGTATATTCGTGGTACAGAGGGGGTGCAGTAA
- a CDS encoding extracellular solute-binding protein: MKKVALLVVTLMLIFTLPTMAVTKLTIWEKYDEATQDPYFQSLVDEFNKTHEDIEVEMLHYNTEDLRENFQNAMMAGEGPDATISPFDHVGVFAVLGIAEPITDILPQDIKDALVDNALPAMSLDGEMYGVPIDMGNHLMLLYNKKFVKEPPKTWDELIKIAKKHTKDLDGDGVNDQFGLVYNLTEPFWFIPFMSGHGGWVMDENRQPTLNTDGVVNAFKFIRDLKFEHKIVPEECDYDIADSLFKENKAVFLINGDWSLNGYKAVEGLDFGTAAIPKFKDYEWPKPMMSGNGFIMAEGLSEEKQEALFEFIRFVLEKENQVRMVKELSILPSTKAAREVEFEDPILRGSIEQLNHTKPMPIVPEMRAIWDALRAPIQNVMNGSATPEDAAKEAQDLAEEGVGAMH, encoded by the coding sequence ATGAAAAAGGTTGCTTTACTTGTTGTTACTTTAATGCTTATTTTTACACTGCCGACCATGGCGGTAACCAAATTAACTATCTGGGAAAAATATGATGAGGCTACCCAGGATCCATATTTCCAGAGTTTAGTAGATGAATTTAACAAAACCCATGAAGACATTGAAGTTGAAATGCTCCACTATAATACTGAAGATTTGAGGGAAAACTTCCAGAACGCTATGATGGCCGGAGAAGGTCCTGATGCTACCATCAGTCCCTTTGACCATGTCGGTGTTTTTGCCGTTTTAGGTATTGCAGAGCCAATTACTGATATTTTACCACAGGACATTAAAGATGCCCTGGTTGACAATGCTTTACCTGCCATGAGCCTTGATGGAGAAATGTACGGTGTTCCTATTGATATGGGTAACCACTTAATGCTACTTTATAATAAGAAATTTGTCAAAGAACCACCCAAAACCTGGGACGAGTTAATTAAAATTGCCAAAAAACATACTAAAGACCTGGACGGTGACGGAGTAAATGACCAGTTTGGTCTGGTTTATAACCTGACTGAACCTTTCTGGTTTATTCCTTTCATGAGTGGTCACGGTGGCTGGGTTATGGACGAAAACCGTCAGCCAACCTTAAATACTGATGGTGTAGTTAATGCCTTTAAATTTATCAGGGATCTTAAATTTGAACATAAAATTGTCCCTGAAGAATGTGACTATGATATTGCAGATAGCCTCTTTAAAGAAAATAAAGCCGTATTTCTTATCAATGGTGACTGGTCCTTAAATGGTTATAAAGCAGTAGAAGGCCTTGATTTTGGTACAGCAGCCATACCTAAATTCAAAGATTATGAGTGGCCTAAACCGATGATGAGTGGTAATGGTTTCATCATGGCCGAAGGTTTATCTGAAGAAAAGCAGGAGGCCCTCTTTGAATTTATCCGCTTTGTACTGGAGAAAGAAAACCAGGTTCGTATGGTAAAAGAACTGAGTATCCTTCCCAGTACCAAAGCTGCCAGAGAAGTAGAGTTTGAAGACCCGATATTAAGGGGTTCTATTGAACAGCTTAACCATACAAAACCAATGCCTATTGTTCCTGAAATGAGGGCGATCTGGGATGCCCTGAGAGCACCAATCCAGAATGTTATGAATGGTAGTGCTACTCCTGAAGATGCTGCCAAAGAAGCTCAGGATCTGGCTGAAGAAGGCGTAGGTGCAATGCATTAA